The Pseudomonas azadiae genome contains a region encoding:
- a CDS encoding thiazole synthase has product MSIVRSDKPFVLAGRTYQSRLLVGTGKYRDMEETRLAIEASGAEIVTFAVRRTNLGQIEGEPNLLEVLSPNRYTFLPNTAGCYDAIEAVRTCRLARELLDGHNLVKLEVLADQKTLFPNVIETLKAAETLVKEGFDVMVYTSDDPIIARQLAEIGCIAVMPLAGLIGSGLGICNPYNLQIILEEAKIPVLVDAGVGTASDATIAMELGCDAVLMNSAIAHAQHPIMMAEAMQHAIVAGRLAYLAGRMPKKLYASASSPLDGLIK; this is encoded by the coding sequence ATGAGCATCGTTCGTAGCGACAAGCCCTTCGTCCTGGCCGGTCGTACCTACCAGTCCCGTCTGCTGGTCGGCACCGGCAAATACCGCGACATGGAAGAAACCCGCCTGGCCATCGAGGCCTCGGGCGCCGAGATCGTCACCTTCGCCGTACGCCGCACCAACCTCGGCCAGATCGAGGGCGAGCCCAACCTGCTCGAAGTCCTGTCGCCAAACCGCTACACCTTCCTGCCGAATACCGCCGGTTGCTACGACGCCATCGAAGCCGTGCGCACCTGCCGCCTGGCCCGTGAACTGCTCGACGGCCACAACCTGGTGAAGCTGGAAGTGCTGGCCGACCAGAAAACCCTGTTCCCCAACGTGATCGAAACCCTCAAGGCCGCCGAGACCCTGGTCAAGGAAGGCTTTGACGTGATGGTCTACACCAGCGATGACCCGATCATCGCGCGCCAACTCGCGGAAATCGGCTGCATCGCGGTGATGCCGTTGGCCGGTCTGATCGGTTCCGGCCTGGGCATCTGCAATCCGTACAACCTGCAGATCATCCTTGAAGAAGCCAAGATCCCAGTGCTGGTGGACGCGGGCGTGGGCACTGCCTCCGACGCTACCATCGCCATGGAACTGGGCTGCGACGCGGTGCTGATGAACTCGGCCATCGCCCATGCCCAGCACCCGATCATGATGGCCGAAGCCATGCAACACGCCATCGTCGCGGGCCGCCTGGCCTACCTCGCCGGGCGCATGCCGAAAAAACTCTACGCCAGCGCCTCTTCGCCGCTGGATGGTCTGATCAAGTAA
- a CDS encoding DUF423 domain-containing protein: MLRSFLMLAAFFGFTGVALGAFAAHGLKNRLSAEYLAIFHTGVTYQLVHTLALFGVALLAAHIPGRLVTWAGIAFVVGILLFSGSLYVLTLTGISKLGIITPFGGLAFLLGWFFLGLAAWRLQLTA; the protein is encoded by the coding sequence ATGCTGCGTAGCTTTCTGATGCTGGCTGCCTTTTTCGGCTTCACCGGCGTCGCCCTTGGCGCCTTTGCCGCCCATGGCCTGAAAAACCGCCTGAGCGCCGAGTACCTGGCGATCTTCCACACCGGCGTGACTTACCAACTGGTGCATACCCTGGCACTGTTTGGCGTGGCGTTGTTGGCGGCGCATATTCCCGGCCGGCTGGTGACCTGGGCAGGTATAGCGTTCGTGGTCGGCATCCTGCTGTTCTCCGGCAGCCTGTATGTGCTGACCCTGACTGGCATCAGTAAACTCGGGATCATCACGCCGTTTGGCGGTCTGGCGTTCCTGTTGGGTTGGTTCTTTCTGGGGCTCGCCGCATGGCGCTTGCAGCTGACCGCTTGA
- a CDS encoding type IV pilus twitching motility protein PilT gives MDITELLTASVRRGASDLHLSAGLAPMLRVDGEVWPLDWPVLSPPQVADLLSPLLNRHQQKDFETSLDTDFAFELPGVARFRVNVFRQERGIGAVFRTIPSVVQSLEGLGLGEVFQRIAQLPRGLVLVTGPTGSGKSTTLAAMVDFLNQHRRQHILTLEDPIEFIHTPKTALINQRQVHRDTHSFSSALRSALREDPDVILVGELRDLETIRLALTAAETGHLVFGTLHTSSAAKTVDRLVDVFPAGEKAMVRSMLAESLQAVVSQVLVKKIGGGRVAAHEIMLGTPAVRNLIREDKVAQLVSAIQTGGALGMKTLDMSLKALVGEGVISREEAREKARVPADI, from the coding sequence ATGGATATCACTGAATTACTCACGGCCAGCGTGCGCCGTGGCGCCTCCGACCTGCATTTGTCGGCTGGCCTGGCGCCGATGCTGCGGGTCGATGGCGAGGTCTGGCCGCTGGATTGGCCGGTGCTCTCGCCCCCGCAAGTTGCGGACTTGTTAAGCCCGTTGCTCAATCGGCACCAACAAAAGGATTTCGAAACATCTCTTGATACGGATTTTGCCTTCGAACTGCCGGGCGTGGCGCGGTTCCGGGTGAACGTGTTCCGGCAGGAGCGGGGGATTGGCGCGGTCTTTCGCACCATCCCGTCGGTGGTGCAGAGCCTGGAAGGTCTTGGCCTTGGCGAAGTGTTCCAGCGTATCGCCCAGCTGCCACGCGGCCTGGTGTTGGTGACCGGGCCCACCGGTTCAGGCAAATCCACGACCCTGGCGGCCATGGTCGATTTTCTCAATCAACATCGGCGCCAGCACATCCTTACCCTCGAAGACCCCATCGAATTCATTCACACGCCCAAAACAGCGTTGATCAACCAGCGCCAGGTACACCGCGACACGCACAGTTTTTCCAGCGCCCTGCGCTCGGCGCTGCGGGAAGACCCGGACGTGATCCTGGTGGGTGAGTTGCGCGACCTGGAAACCATCCGTCTGGCGCTGACCGCCGCGGAGACCGGGCACCTGGTGTTCGGTACCTTGCACACCAGCTCGGCGGCAAAGACCGTGGACCGGCTGGTGGACGTATTCCCGGCCGGGGAAAAGGCCATGGTCCGCTCGATGCTGGCCGAGTCGCTGCAGGCGGTGGTGTCCCAGGTGCTGGTGAAGAAAATCGGCGGCGGGCGGGTGGCGGCTCACGAAATCATGCTGGGCACGCCGGCCGTTCGCAATTTGATCCGTGAAGACAAGGTGGCGCAGCTGGTCTCGGCGATCCAGACAGGCGGGGCGTTGGGGATGAAGACGTTGGATATGAGCTTGAAGGCGCTGGTCGGGGAGGGCGTGATCAGTCGGGAAGAGGCGCGGGAGAAGGCGAGGGTGCCTGCCGATATCTAA
- the metX gene encoding homoserine O-succinyltransferase MetX, translating to MPTAFPPDSVGLVVPQTAHFSEPLALACGRSLPAYDLIYETYGQLNATASNAVLICHALSGHHHAAGFHSVDERKPGWWDSCIGPGKPIDTNRFFVVSLNNLGGCNGSTGPSSLNPETGKPFGADFPVLTVEDWVHSQARLADLLGINQWAAVIGGSLGGMQALQWTITYPDRVRHCLAIASAPKLSAQNIAFNEVARQAILTDPEFHGGSFQEAGVIPKRGLMLARMVGHITYLSDDSMGEKFGRGLKSEKLNYDFHSVEFQVESYLRYQGEEFSGRFDANTYLLMTKALDYFDPAANHDDDLAKTFEHATAKFCVMSFTTDWRFSPARSRELVDALMAAKKDVCYLEIDAPQGHDAFLIPIPRYLQAFSNYMNRIAV from the coding sequence ATGCCAACTGCCTTTCCCCCCGATTCTGTTGGACTGGTCGTGCCCCAAACAGCGCACTTCAGCGAGCCGCTGGCCCTGGCCTGCGGGCGTTCGCTGCCCGCCTACGACCTGATCTATGAAACCTACGGCCAACTGAACGCCACGGCAAGCAACGCCGTGCTGATCTGCCACGCCTTGTCCGGCCATCATCACGCCGCCGGTTTCCACTCGGTCGACGAGCGCAAGCCCGGCTGGTGGGACAGCTGCATCGGCCCTGGCAAGCCCATCGACACCAACAGGTTCTTTGTGGTCAGCCTGAACAACCTCGGCGGCTGCAACGGTTCCACCGGCCCCAGCAGCCTCAACCCGGAAACCGGCAAGCCGTTCGGCGCCGACTTTCCGGTGCTCACGGTAGAAGACTGGGTGCACAGCCAAGCGCGTCTGGCCGACCTGCTCGGCATCAACCAGTGGGCCGCCGTGATCGGCGGCAGCCTGGGCGGCATGCAGGCGCTGCAATGGACCATTACTTACCCGGATCGCGTGCGCCATTGCCTGGCCATCGCCTCGGCCCCCAAGTTGTCGGCGCAGAACATCGCCTTCAACGAAGTGGCGCGCCAAGCCATCCTCACCGACCCTGAATTCCACGGCGGCTCGTTCCAGGAAGCCGGGGTCATCCCCAAGCGCGGCCTGATGCTGGCGCGGATGGTCGGGCATATCACCTACCTGTCCGATGACTCCATGGGCGAAAAATTCGGCCGTGGGCTCAAGAGCGAGAAGCTCAACTACGATTTTCACAGCGTGGAATTCCAAGTGGAAAGCTACCTGCGTTATCAAGGCGAGGAGTTCTCCGGGCGTTTCGACGCCAACACCTACCTGCTGATGACCAAGGCCCTGGACTATTTCGACCCGGCGGCGAACCACGATGACGACCTGGCGAAAACCTTCGAACACGCCACGGCCAAGTTCTGCGTGATGTCCTTCACCACCGACTGGCGCTTCTCGCCGGCGCGCTCCCGCGAGCTGGTGGACGCCCTGATGGCTGCGAAAAAAGACGTTTGCTACCTGGAAATCGATGCTCCGCAAGGCCACGACGCCTTCCTGATTCCGATCCCGCGTTACTTGCAGGCCTTCAGCAATTACATGAACCGAATAGCAGTGTGA
- a CDS encoding YggS family pyridoxal phosphate-dependent enzyme has product MSTIADNIGLVSQRIRAAADAVQRDANSIHLLAVSKTKPAEAVREAYAAGICDFGENYLQEALGKQAELTDLPLSWHFIGPIQSNKTRAIAENFAWVHSVDRLKIAERLSEQRPADLPPLNICIQVNVSGEASKSGCTPADLPALANAISALPRLKLRGLMAIPEPTDDRAAQDAAFASVRELQTGLNLALDTLSMGMSHDLESAIAQGANWVRIGTALFGARDYGQP; this is encoded by the coding sequence ATGTCGACGATAGCAGACAATATCGGCCTGGTTAGCCAGCGCATCCGCGCCGCAGCCGACGCCGTGCAACGTGACGCAAACAGCATCCACCTGCTGGCCGTGAGCAAGACCAAACCCGCCGAGGCCGTGCGCGAAGCCTACGCCGCCGGAATCTGCGATTTTGGCGAGAACTACCTGCAGGAAGCCCTGGGCAAACAAGCCGAGTTAACCGACCTGCCCTTGAGTTGGCACTTCATCGGCCCCATTCAATCGAACAAGACGCGCGCTATCGCCGAGAACTTCGCCTGGGTGCATTCCGTGGACCGCTTGAAAATCGCTGAACGCCTGTCCGAACAACGCCCGGCAGACCTGCCGCCGCTGAATATCTGCATCCAGGTCAACGTCAGTGGCGAAGCCAGCAAATCCGGCTGCACACCCGCCGACCTGCCGGCCCTGGCCAATGCAATCAGCGCCCTGCCGCGCTTGAAGCTGCGTGGCCTGATGGCGATTCCCGAGCCGACTGACGACCGCGCCGCGCAAGATGCAGCCTTCGCCAGCGTACGCGAGCTGCAAACCGGGTTGAATCTGGCGCTGGACACACTTTCCATGGGCATGAGCCACGACCTCGAGTCGGCCATCGCCCAAGGCGCCAACTGGGTGCGGATCGGTACCGCCTTGTTTGGCGCCCGCGACTACGGCCAGCCATGA
- a CDS encoding DUF3392 domain-containing protein, whose protein sequence is MDLVLDLLATVSRWSRSNLSEISLALVGCLLVLFGADIKGWVEARLGSIAGALRVPLMALLCMIGSGAALIYATPWIVRGLSQFNNYSLAPVLVVVLVLIGVVADRR, encoded by the coding sequence ATGGATTTGGTACTCGACCTGCTCGCCACCGTATCCCGCTGGAGCCGCAGCAACCTGTCGGAAATTTCCCTGGCTCTCGTCGGCTGTTTGCTGGTGCTGTTCGGCGCCGACATCAAGGGCTGGGTCGAAGCGCGCCTGGGCAGCATCGCCGGCGCCTTGCGCGTGCCGTTGATGGCCCTGCTGTGCATGATCGGCAGCGGTGCGGCGTTGATCTACGCCACGCCGTGGATCGTGCGGGGGTTGAGCCAGTTCAATAACTACAGCCTGGCGCCGGTTTTGGTGGTAGTGCTGGTGTTGATTGGCGTGGTTGCGGACCGCCGCTGA
- the hemW gene encoding radical SAM family heme chaperone HemW, translating into MTQNTSAQPLIHGGAQTPRAALPLLPPLALYIHIPWCVRKCPYCDFNSHTASKVLPEEEYVDALLADLDQDLHAVYGRELSSIFFGGGTPSLFSAAALGRLLKGVESRIPFASDIEITLEANPGTFEQEKFVAYRALGINRLSIGIQSFQQEKLQALGRIHNGDEAVRAAGMARQAGFDNFNLDLMHGLPDQSLDDALSDLRQAIALKPTHLSWYQLTLEPNTVFWNQPPVLPEDDTLWDIQEAGQALLAEHGYAQYEVSAYAQPGRPARHNLNYWSFGDFIGIGAGAHGKLSHPDGRIVRTWKTRAPKDYLNPAKSFQAGAKELTNEELPFEFLMNALRLTEGVEARLYTERTGLELATLDEGRTDAEQSGLMQVEPSRLAATGRGQLFLNDLLQTFLS; encoded by the coding sequence ATGACCCAGAACACCTCTGCGCAGCCGCTGATCCACGGTGGCGCGCAAACACCTCGGGCGGCGTTGCCCCTGCTGCCGCCCCTGGCGCTGTATATCCACATCCCGTGGTGCGTGCGCAAATGTCCGTATTGCGACTTCAACTCTCACACCGCCAGCAAAGTGCTGCCGGAAGAAGAGTACGTGGACGCCCTGCTGGCAGACCTGGATCAAGACCTGCATGCCGTCTACGGCCGTGAGCTGAGTTCGATCTTCTTTGGCGGCGGCACGCCCAGCCTGTTCAGTGCTGCGGCGCTGGGCCGTCTGCTCAAGGGCGTGGAGTCGCGCATCCCGTTCGCCAGCGATATCGAGATCACCCTGGAAGCCAACCCCGGGACGTTCGAGCAGGAAAAGTTCGTGGCGTATCGTGCGTTGGGGATCAACCGGCTGTCGATCGGCATCCAGAGCTTCCAGCAGGAAAAACTCCAAGCTCTGGGCCGCATTCACAATGGCGATGAAGCCGTACGCGCCGCCGGCATGGCGCGCCAGGCCGGGTTCGACAACTTCAACCTGGACCTGATGCACGGTTTGCCCGATCAGTCCCTGGACGACGCGCTGAGCGACCTGCGCCAGGCTATCGCGCTGAAGCCGACGCACTTGTCGTGGTACCAGCTTACGCTGGAGCCTAACACCGTGTTCTGGAACCAGCCGCCCGTGCTGCCGGAAGATGACACCCTGTGGGATATCCAGGAAGCCGGCCAGGCGCTGCTCGCCGAACACGGTTACGCGCAATATGAGGTGTCGGCCTATGCACAACCGGGTCGCCCGGCGCGGCATAACCTGAACTACTGGAGTTTTGGCGACTTCATCGGCATCGGTGCCGGCGCCCATGGCAAGCTCAGCCACCCCGACGGACGCATCGTACGCACTTGGAAAACGCGGGCGCCAAAGGACTACCTCAACCCGGCTAAAAGCTTCCAGGCCGGCGCGAAAGAACTGACCAATGAAGAGCTGCCGTTCGAGTTCCTGATGAACGCTTTGCGCCTGACCGAGGGCGTCGAAGCCAGGCTCTACACTGAACGCACCGGCCTTGAACTGGCGACGCTCGATGAGGGCCGCACGGATGCAGAACAAAGTGGCCTGATGCAGGTCGAACCGTCACGCCTGGCGGCGACCGGCCGCGGGCAACTCTTTCTCAATGACCTGCTGCAGACGTTTTTGAGCTGA
- the metW gene encoding methionine biosynthesis protein MetW, with translation MRADLDIIQDWIPAGSRVLDLGCGDGELLSWLRDNKQVTGYGLENDPDNIAQCVAKGINVIEQDLDKGLGNFASNSFDIVVMTQALQAVHYPDRILDEMLRVGRQCIITFPNFGHWRCRWYLATKGRMPVSDFLPYTWYNTPNIHFCTFEDFEALCGEREAKVINRLAVDQQHRHGWASKLWPNLLGEIGIYRVSSPGLTDHKIAV, from the coding sequence ATGAGAGCCGACCTGGACATCATCCAAGACTGGATTCCCGCCGGCAGCCGCGTGCTCGACCTGGGCTGCGGCGATGGCGAACTGCTAAGCTGGCTGCGCGACAACAAGCAAGTCACCGGCTATGGGCTGGAAAACGACCCGGACAATATCGCCCAGTGCGTGGCCAAGGGCATCAACGTGATCGAGCAGGACCTGGACAAGGGCCTGGGCAACTTTGCCAGCAACAGCTTCGACATCGTGGTGATGACCCAAGCCCTGCAGGCCGTGCACTACCCGGACCGCATCCTCGACGAAATGCTGCGCGTGGGCCGTCAGTGCATCATCACCTTCCCCAACTTCGGGCACTGGCGCTGCCGCTGGTACCTGGCCACCAAGGGCCGCATGCCGGTCTCGGACTTCCTGCCCTACACTTGGTACAACACGCCGAACATCCACTTTTGCACCTTTGAAGACTTCGAAGCCCTGTGCGGCGAGCGCGAAGCCAAGGTGATCAACCGCCTTGCCGTCGATCAACAGCACCGCCACGGCTGGGCGAGTAAACTATGGCCCAACCTGTTGGGCGAAATCGGTATCTACCGGGTCAGCAGTCCTGGCCTGACCGACCACAAGATTGCCGTCTAA
- the rdgB gene encoding RdgB/HAM1 family non-canonical purine NTP pyrophosphatase yields the protein MNLTQLVLASHNAGKLKELQAMLGEAVQLRSIGEFSQVEPEETGLSFVENAILKARNAARISGLPALADDSGLAVDFLGGAPGIYSARYADGKGDAANNAKLLDALKDVPDKMRGAQFVCVLALVRHADDPLPILCEGLWHGRILHAASGEHGFGYDPLFWVPERNVSSAELSPADKNQISHRARAMDLLRQRLSLK from the coding sequence ATGAACCTCACCCAACTCGTATTGGCCAGCCATAACGCCGGCAAACTCAAAGAACTCCAGGCCATGCTCGGCGAAGCCGTGCAATTGCGCTCGATCGGCGAATTCAGCCAAGTCGAACCGGAAGAGACCGGCCTGTCGTTCGTCGAGAACGCCATTCTCAAGGCGCGTAACGCCGCACGCATCTCCGGCCTGCCGGCGCTGGCGGATGACTCGGGCCTGGCCGTGGATTTTCTCGGCGGCGCGCCTGGCATTTATTCGGCACGCTACGCCGATGGCAAGGGCGATGCAGCCAACAATGCCAAGCTGCTCGACGCCCTGAAGGACGTTCCGGACAAGATGCGCGGCGCGCAGTTCGTGTGTGTGCTGGCCCTGGTTCGGCATGCCGATGACCCGCTGCCGATCCTCTGCGAAGGCCTATGGCACGGGCGTATCCTGCACGCGGCCAGTGGTGAGCATGGGTTTGGCTATGACCCGCTGTTCTGGGTGCCGGAGCGCAATGTCTCGAGCGCCGAGCTGAGCCCGGCCGACAAGAACCAGATCAGCCACCGCGCCCGCGCAATGGATTTGCTGCGCCAACGCCTGAGCCTGAAATGA
- the thiS gene encoding sulfur carrier protein ThiS, protein MRIQLNGEPLELPDGETVAALLARLELTGRRVAVELNLDIVPRSQHEGTALSDGDQVEVVHAIGGG, encoded by the coding sequence ATGCGCATTCAGTTGAACGGCGAACCCCTTGAACTGCCCGACGGTGAAACCGTCGCGGCCCTGCTGGCCCGCCTGGAGTTGACCGGGCGTCGCGTCGCAGTGGAACTCAACCTGGATATCGTCCCGCGCAGCCAGCACGAAGGTACCGCCCTCAGCGACGGTGACCAGGTCGAAGTGGTCCACGCCATTGGCGGCGGCTAG
- the mtgA gene encoding monofunctional biosynthetic peptidoglycan transglycosylase, with protein MLRLLFKRFLNVLKWFAIGSVLLVLLFRVVPPPFTALMVERKVESWFGGEPIDLQRDWVSWDEISDDLKLAVMAGEDQRFPQHWGFDFNAIQAAILHNERGGSIRGASTLSQQVSKNLFLWAGRSYLRKGLEAWFTGLIEVLWPKQRILEVYLNSVEWDDGVFGAEAAARHHFGVSAKGLSRQQASYLAAVLPNPRVWSASHPTAYVARRAAWIRQQMSQLGGDGYLLELNNARKAPWSD; from the coding sequence ATGCTGCGTCTCCTCTTCAAACGTTTTCTCAATGTCCTGAAATGGTTTGCCATTGGCAGTGTGCTGCTGGTGCTGCTGTTTCGCGTGGTCCCGCCGCCTTTCACCGCGCTGATGGTGGAGCGCAAGGTCGAGTCCTGGTTCGGCGGCGAGCCCATTGACCTGCAGCGCGACTGGGTGTCCTGGGACGAGATTTCCGATGACCTCAAACTGGCGGTGATGGCCGGTGAAGACCAGCGTTTCCCGCAACATTGGGGCTTTGATTTCAATGCAATCCAGGCGGCGATCCTGCACAACGAGCGCGGCGGTTCGATTCGCGGCGCCAGTACATTGAGCCAGCAGGTGTCGAAAAACCTGTTCCTGTGGGCCGGGCGCAGTTATCTGCGCAAGGGCCTGGAGGCGTGGTTTACCGGGTTGATCGAGGTGTTGTGGCCCAAGCAGCGAATTCTTGAGGTGTACCTCAATAGCGTCGAATGGGATGACGGTGTGTTTGGCGCAGAGGCGGCGGCGCGGCATCATTTTGGGGTGAGCGCCAAGGGGCTTTCGCGGCAGCAGGCCAGTTATCTGGCGGCCGTGTTGCCTAACCCACGCGTGTGGAGCGCCAGCCATCCGACCGCCTATGTGGCGCGGCGCGCGGCGTGGATTCGTCAGCAGATGAGCCAGCTCGGCGGCGATGGCTACTTGCTGGAGCTGAACAACGCCCGCAAGGCCCCCTGGTCCGACTGA
- a CDS encoding YggT family protein, with amino-acid sequence MIGLNTAAVYVLQTLGSLYLLIVLMRFVLQLVRANFYNPLCQFIVKATQPLLKPLRRIIPSLFGLDMSSLVLAILVQLALMALTLLLTYGTTGNFLQLLVWAIIGVTALFLKIFFFAMIISVILSWVAPGSHNPGAELVNQICEPALAPFRRLLPNLGGLDISPILAFMVLKLLDMLVINNLATMTGMPDILRLLI; translated from the coding sequence ATGATTGGTTTGAACACCGCAGCCGTCTACGTGCTGCAAACCCTCGGCAGCTTGTACCTGCTGATCGTGCTGATGCGCTTCGTGCTGCAACTGGTACGCGCCAACTTCTATAACCCGCTCTGCCAGTTCATCGTCAAGGCCACCCAGCCGCTGCTCAAGCCGCTGCGTCGAATCATCCCGAGCCTGTTTGGCCTGGACATGTCGTCGCTGGTACTGGCGATCCTGGTGCAGCTGGCGTTGATGGCCCTGACCCTGCTGCTGACCTACGGCACCACCGGCAACTTCCTCCAACTGCTGGTCTGGGCGATCATCGGCGTGACCGCGCTGTTTCTGAAGATATTCTTCTTCGCCATGATCATCAGCGTGATCCTGTCCTGGGTCGCACCGGGCAGCCACAACCCTGGCGCCGAGCTGGTGAACCAGATCTGCGAACCGGCCCTGGCGCCGTTCCGCCGCCTGCTGCCAAACCTGGGTGGCCTGGACATCTCGCCGATCCTGGCGTTCATGGTGCTCAAGTTGCTGGACATGCTGGTGATCAACAACCTGGCGACCATGACCGGAATGCCGGACATCCTGCGTTTGCTCATCTAA
- the proC gene encoding pyrroline-5-carboxylate reductase, whose protein sequence is MSDTRIAFIGAGNMAASLIGGLRAKGLEAAQIRASDPGADTRARVSAEHGVETFADNAEAIQGVDVIVLAVKPQAMKAVCESLRPSLQPHQLVVSIAAGITCASLNNWLGTQPIVRCMPNTPALVSQGVSGLYATAEVTAEQRGQARELLSAVGIALWLQQEQQLDAVTAVSGSGPAYFFLLIEAMTAAGVKLGLPKEVAEQLAEQTALGAAHMAVASDVDAAELRRRVTSPGGTTQAAIESFQAGGFEALVEKALGAAAHRSAELAEQLGQ, encoded by the coding sequence ATGAGCGACACGCGTATTGCCTTTATCGGCGCCGGTAACATGGCGGCCAGCCTGATCGGCGGCCTGCGGGCCAAGGGCCTGGAGGCGGCGCAGATCCGCGCCAGCGACCCCGGCGCCGACACCCGCGCGCGCGTCAGCGCCGAGCACGGCGTCGAAACCTTCGCCGACAACGCCGAGGCCATCCAGGGCGTTGATGTGATCGTGCTGGCGGTGAAACCGCAGGCCATGAAGGCCGTGTGCGAAAGCCTGCGCCCGAGCCTGCAGCCGCACCAACTGGTGGTGTCCATCGCTGCCGGCATTACCTGCGCCAGCCTGAACAACTGGCTGGGTACCCAGCCAATTGTGCGCTGCATGCCCAACACACCGGCACTGGTCAGCCAAGGCGTGAGCGGGTTGTACGCCACCGCTGAAGTGACCGCCGAACAACGTGGCCAGGCGCGAGAGCTGCTGTCCGCCGTGGGCATCGCTCTGTGGCTGCAACAGGAGCAGCAACTGGACGCGGTCACCGCCGTGTCCGGCAGCGGCCCGGCGTATTTCTTCCTGCTGATTGAGGCCATGACCGCCGCCGGCGTGAAGCTGGGCCTGCCCAAGGAAGTCGCCGAGCAACTGGCTGAACAGACCGCCCTGGGCGCCGCGCATATGGCGGTCGCCAGCGACGTGGACGCTGCCGAGCTGCGCCGCCGCGTGACGTCCCCCGGCGGCACCACGCAAGCCGCCATCGAATCGTTTCAGGCCGGGGGCTTTGAAGCTCTGGTGGAAAAAGCATTGGGTGCCGCTGCGCATCGCTCAGCCGAACTCGCCGAACAACTGGGTCAATAA
- a CDS encoding DUF4426 domain-containing protein: MSRLAIFLLTACLGASAMAADTIDANRKKDFGDITVHYNTFTSSFLPPETAQKVGVVRSKEKGLINVTVIKGVTPVAAQVTGTIKDLGGKSEILTFKQIEEKGGISYLAPYSVTQREYKTFTINVETGGKAHGFQFNQELFPADR, translated from the coding sequence ATGAGTCGCTTGGCTATTTTTCTATTGACCGCGTGCCTGGGCGCCAGCGCCATGGCGGCGGACACTATTGACGCTAATCGCAAGAAAGACTTCGGTGATATCACCGTTCACTACAACACCTTCACCTCAAGCTTCCTGCCCCCGGAAACCGCCCAGAAAGTCGGCGTGGTGCGCAGCAAGGAAAAGGGCTTGATCAATGTGACGGTGATCAAGGGCGTCACTCCGGTAGCAGCCCAGGTGACCGGCACCATCAAGGACCTGGGCGGCAAGAGCGAGATCCTGACATTCAAGCAAATCGAAGAGAAAGGCGGCATCAGTTACCTCGCGCCCTACTCCGTGACGCAGCGCGAATACAAGACGTTTACCATCAATGTTGAAACCGGCGGTAAAGCCCATGGTTTCCAATTCAACCAAGAACTGTTTCCGGCCGACCGATGA
- the trmB gene encoding tRNA (guanosine(46)-N7)-methyltransferase TrmB, with translation MTESNETPNTLEAGDESKHRRIKSFVMRAGRMTEGQQKGLEQGTPLFVLPLADAPVDYDQVFGRSAPRSLEIGFGMGHSLLEMAAAAPDQDFIGVEVHRPGVGALLNGVLTQGLTNLRVYDCDAIEVLNRCIADNSLDRLMLFFPDPWHKARHHKRRIVQASFAELVRSKLKVGGILHMATDWEPYAEYMLEVMNVAPGYRNLAEDGKCVPRPTERPITKFERRGERLGHGVWDLKFEKLA, from the coding sequence ATGACTGAATCAAACGAAACGCCGAACACCCTCGAAGCAGGCGACGAGTCCAAGCACCGCCGCATCAAGAGTTTTGTGATGCGCGCCGGTCGCATGACCGAAGGCCAGCAAAAGGGCCTGGAACAAGGCACGCCACTGTTCGTGTTGCCCCTGGCCGACGCGCCGGTGGACTATGACCAGGTCTTCGGCCGTTCGGCCCCGCGTTCCTTGGAAATCGGCTTCGGCATGGGGCATTCCCTGCTGGAGATGGCTGCGGCCGCGCCGGACCAGGACTTCATCGGTGTGGAAGTGCACCGCCCCGGTGTCGGTGCGCTGCTCAATGGCGTACTGACCCAAGGCCTGACCAACCTGCGGGTTTACGACTGCGACGCGATCGAAGTGCTCAACCGCTGCATCGCCGATAACAGCCTCGACCGCCTGATGCTGTTCTTCCCCGACCCCTGGCACAAGGCTCGCCATCACAAGCGCCGCATCGTCCAGGCCTCCTTTGCCGAACTGGTGCGCAGCAAGCTCAAGGTCGGCGGCATCCTGCACATGGCCACCGACTGGGAACCGTACGCGGAATACATGCTGGAAGTGATGAACGTCGCCCCCGGCTACCGCAACCTGGCCGAAGACGGCAAATGCGTGCCGCGCCCGACCGAGCGCCCGATCACCAAGTTCGAACGCCGCGGCGAGCGGTTGGGGCATGGGGTTTGGGATTTGAAGTTCGAAAAGCTGGCGTGA